The Candidatus Dormiibacterota bacterium genome includes the window TCGCCGGTGTGGTGGCTCAACCTGCGCAGCAACCCGGCCGCCCAGGTCGAGGTGGGCGCGGAACGCCTTCGGGTCACCGCCGAGGAGGTCGAGGGCGAGGAGCGCGAGCGGCTGTGGGGGCTGATGACCGGGATCTATCCCACCTACGACGCCTACCAGAAGAAGACGTCGCGGGTGATCCCGGTGGTGAGGCTGCGCCCCGCCGCCTGACCCCGGGCGCCGCGCCGCCGGCGAGGGCGAGCAGTCAGCCGGGTGGCCAGGCCATCCGGCGGCCGGCGAGCAGGTGGAGGTGGAGGTGGTGCACCGTCTGGCCGGCGTTGCGGCCGACGTTGGTCACCAGCCGGTAGCCCGCGTCCGCCTCCCCCTCGTCCTCGGCGATCGCCTGGGCGACGTGGAGCATCCGTCCCCAGAGCTGGTCCTGGGCCGGGGTCAGCTCCGCGGCGCTGCCGATGTGGTCGCGGGGGATGACCAACACGTGCACCGGCGCCTGGGCGTTGATGTCCCGGAAGGCGAGGACCCTGTCGTCGGAGTGCACCATCGTCGCCGGGATGGTTCCTGCCGCGATCCGGCAGAACAGGCAGCTCTCATCGGTCGTGCTCATGGCTGCGGGAGGGTAGCGCGTAGCAGGTCGCCCTCGACGGCGCCGACCAGCACCGCCTCCAGGGCGCCGGGGACGGTGGCGGGGCCGGGGACGGCGACCACCGAGTGCCAGCCCTCGGAGAGGCCGCGGGCCTCGCCCTCCTCGACCCGCTCCCAGACCACCTCGAGGCGGC containing:
- a CDS encoding histidine triad nucleotide-binding protein, yielding MSTTDESCLFCRIAAGTIPATMVHSDDRVLAFRDINAQAPVHVLVIPRDHIGSAAELTPAQDQLWGRMLHVAQAIAEDEGEADAGYRLVTNVGRNAGQTVHHLHLHLLAGRRMAWPPG